In a genomic window of Agarivorans albus:
- a CDS encoding response regulator: MLSRITAAIGAILSLLLTVNAWSQSQVEEFTQQEKQWIAENTVVSVAPDANFYPYAFINLQGDFDGVTRSYLDVIEEISGLRFDYKLGMQWKDMLQGLKSGEFSLIPMMYLDSAKQDFVNYSHPFLLHTEYVFTQSDVPTIASVDDLAGKVVAIVEGFEQVNWLKTNFPQLKFKTYPELSHTLQAVADGEAYAAIAELSSALYIKNKLRLSNIKNNSVVLGRKNIPIHMGLAKHSPVLLSIIDKSIKKIDIATRNKIRGRWLTDSSSQQLLPGAFGFGRPPYMYDQSSEVGLELEIVREVLSSIGYQLGDIEQIPTVRAHEILSEDQSLDFSAGLVAKEDGELFYSDNIVQFHNVALTRKTDQLNITKVSQLAEFSVTAFEGASEVLGKPLAGVAKVSSSYQEYGVQEQSLEQFFSGNAQVVIADQSLLEWTIKHSGLTALLQSDFVVHDIFEQADVGYAVAFRNDYYRDIFNQALQEFKQSTDYSKLNDLYAKSDFSNQIKRASLLSDLLAPHIFNDDLKIIKHIVGVFQKNSNIKAIVVSSDSPPKVIFKAQEIDGQLKEVDVLQISHLSKLSKESYFVHNNNPDKVGEVILYFEATSSSQIGSPSIPNISRFTLLNEEQTADLRDSYERHQLSGQQINFTKEELAWMADNPEVAVAVDPSALPYEAFDEGGNYIGIVADYLQLLSVSTGLTLKPVPVESWQDSLKLIQNREVKLVSAALNNKWLELDYHPALPLVESELAYMGLERDGFFGSAEQLAGKKIGIIKGASQTRSIVNRYPDIDWQYPENTEQGFIAVADGEYHGMVDSLLVLNYLIQTRGYSQMAIAADFDREIVSTLFVIKSEPLLHSIINKAIDAVTQQQSDDITLSWVPNKLVEKVDYGLVTQISMGALVLIFLTLFWNRKLASHIKARELAEQKIQQREQLLFDMLNAAPIGVAIVQNNKTVFSNKTCRDMFGVAANELDDFQVTNIYCDISQRDECYRKLALGEEVANVEMSFKRTDGSQFIGSANYLNTQFKDQPAVLFWCYDISELKDLNNQLSLAIDEADNANKAKSDFLANMSHEIRTPMNAIIGMTHLALNAELDRKTRGYLNKVSHAAASLLGIINDILDFSKIEAGKLDMECLDISIQDILQNQLNLIELKAQDKGVEVLTVVEPSVPHNLMGDPLRLGQIFTNLASNAIKFTEQGEIAFSVKLLEQQTNRAKLQFSVRDTGIGISPEQQQKLFQSFTQADASTTRQYGGTGLGLTICKRLVELMEGEIWLESALGEGTEFLFTAWFKLNHERPAMRSAISPTSLENMCILVVDDNESAAEIMASIVSSFSPEVSVVHAGSEAQALVAKHPNKFDVAIVDWNMPDMDGVATCEAIRQEAGSHPVKFIMVSAYDHARFKAQSEDAGVSAYLAKPITASEVFNAIAEVSGRDVALYTPLAKLSDKLTLAKQKLQGAHVLLVEDNELNQDLAIELLNSIGVSCELAENGKLAIEKLHQSAFDGVLMDIQMPVMDGYTATQKIREFDLELVIIAMTANAMSGDRERVISAGMNDYISKPIDVEAMINTMAEWISASGLQQTAPVSAQEEPVPSGITEGLNPEIIDQAAGLATCNGNANLYFKLLNKFSINQRSFAEQFEQACGESDWVLATRLIHTLKGNAGNIGALSLQAAAAELEAVAASILSAEGSNSYKNSHERIQSLLSDVSTLLELVFQEIDLLLPKGTTHEIAEDDSQQQNNLQQLKAELSTLEAQLEECDVDAVERIDELAELAFPPEVKKQLLGINKAAAEYDFEAASEQLQSLKSLLS; the protein is encoded by the coding sequence ATGCTGAGCCGAATCACCGCTGCAATTGGAGCGATATTAAGTTTACTGCTAACTGTTAACGCTTGGTCTCAATCTCAAGTTGAAGAGTTTACTCAACAAGAAAAACAATGGATTGCTGAGAATACGGTTGTATCGGTGGCCCCCGATGCAAACTTCTACCCCTATGCATTTATAAACCTTCAAGGTGATTTTGATGGAGTGACTCGCTCGTACCTTGATGTTATTGAAGAAATTTCTGGGCTTCGTTTCGATTACAAATTGGGTATGCAATGGAAAGACATGTTGCAGGGCCTAAAAAGCGGCGAGTTCTCGTTGATTCCAATGATGTACTTAGACTCAGCCAAACAAGACTTTGTTAATTACTCGCATCCATTTTTGCTACACACCGAATATGTCTTTACCCAAAGCGACGTTCCTACTATTGCCAGTGTTGATGATTTAGCCGGAAAAGTGGTTGCCATTGTTGAAGGGTTTGAGCAAGTAAATTGGTTAAAAACAAACTTTCCCCAGCTGAAGTTTAAAACCTATCCTGAGCTATCGCATACGTTACAAGCAGTGGCCGACGGTGAAGCCTACGCAGCTATTGCCGAGCTGAGTTCCGCGCTGTATATCAAAAACAAGTTGCGTTTAAGCAACATTAAAAATAACTCTGTGGTGTTGGGGCGGAAAAACATTCCTATTCATATGGGCTTGGCTAAACACTCTCCTGTATTGCTATCCATCATCGACAAATCAATCAAAAAAATAGACATCGCCACCCGCAACAAAATTCGTGGGCGTTGGTTAACAGACAGTTCGTCTCAGCAGTTGCTGCCGGGAGCATTTGGTTTTGGCCGCCCCCCCTACATGTATGATCAAAGTTCTGAAGTGGGCCTAGAGCTGGAAATTGTTCGCGAAGTCTTATCCTCTATTGGTTATCAGTTAGGAGATATAGAACAAATTCCTACTGTGCGGGCTCATGAAATATTAAGTGAGGATCAAAGCTTAGATTTTTCAGCTGGCTTAGTGGCAAAAGAAGATGGTGAGCTATTTTATTCCGATAACATTGTGCAGTTTCACAATGTGGCATTAACCCGTAAAACCGACCAGCTAAATATTACTAAGGTCTCTCAGCTTGCTGAGTTTAGCGTAACGGCTTTTGAGGGCGCATCTGAGGTGCTAGGTAAGCCCTTAGCCGGCGTTGCTAAGGTATCATCGAGCTATCAAGAATATGGTGTTCAAGAGCAATCCTTGGAGCAGTTTTTTTCTGGCAATGCTCAAGTGGTTATTGCAGACCAAAGCTTACTGGAATGGACGATAAAACATTCGGGATTAACGGCCTTACTGCAGAGTGATTTTGTGGTTCACGACATTTTTGAGCAAGCCGACGTGGGTTACGCCGTTGCTTTTAGAAATGATTATTATCGTGACATCTTTAATCAAGCTTTACAGGAGTTTAAGCAAAGTACTGATTACTCCAAATTGAACGACTTATACGCCAAGTCAGACTTTAGCAATCAAATAAAGCGCGCCAGTTTGTTGAGTGATCTGCTTGCGCCACATATTTTCAATGATGACCTTAAAATCATTAAACATATCGTGGGTGTTTTTCAGAAAAACTCGAATATAAAAGCCATTGTTGTTAGCTCCGACTCCCCACCTAAGGTGATATTTAAAGCTCAAGAAATAGACGGTCAACTAAAAGAGGTTGACGTGCTGCAAATTAGCCACCTGAGTAAGCTGTCTAAAGAGAGCTACTTTGTGCATAACAACAACCCCGATAAAGTCGGAGAGGTTATTCTGTATTTTGAGGCTACAAGCTCCTCGCAAATTGGTAGCCCCAGCATTCCAAATATCAGTCGATTTACTTTATTAAACGAAGAGCAAACAGCCGATCTAAGAGACAGTTACGAGCGCCATCAATTATCTGGTCAGCAAATAAATTTCACCAAAGAAGAATTAGCCTGGATGGCCGACAATCCTGAAGTTGCGGTAGCTGTTGATCCTTCTGCCTTACCTTATGAAGCCTTCGATGAAGGTGGCAACTACATTGGGATAGTGGCTGATTATTTGCAGCTATTAAGTGTGAGCACGGGTTTAACGCTTAAACCAGTGCCTGTCGAGAGTTGGCAAGATTCTCTTAAGTTGATTCAAAATCGCGAGGTAAAGCTAGTATCTGCGGCACTTAATAATAAGTGGTTAGAGTTAGATTATCACCCTGCGCTGCCTTTGGTGGAAAGCGAGTTGGCCTACATGGGTTTAGAGCGAGATGGCTTTTTTGGTTCAGCTGAGCAGTTGGCGGGTAAGAAAATAGGCATTATAAAAGGAGCTTCGCAAACCCGCAGTATTGTTAATCGTTATCCCGATATTGACTGGCAATACCCAGAGAACACCGAGCAAGGGTTTATCGCTGTGGCCGATGGTGAATATCACGGCATGGTCGATAGCTTGTTGGTGCTTAACTACCTGATTCAAACGCGCGGTTACAGCCAGATGGCAATCGCGGCTGACTTTGACCGAGAGATTGTATCTACGTTGTTTGTGATTAAGTCAGAGCCTTTGTTACATAGCATCATTAATAAAGCGATTGATGCCGTAACCCAACAGCAAAGTGATGACATTACTTTAAGCTGGGTACCTAACAAACTGGTTGAAAAAGTAGACTACGGCTTGGTTACTCAAATTTCTATGGGTGCCTTGGTATTAATATTTTTAACGCTGTTTTGGAACCGAAAGCTGGCCTCACATATCAAAGCCAGAGAGTTAGCAGAGCAAAAAATCCAACAACGTGAGCAGCTGCTGTTCGATATGCTCAATGCTGCGCCTATTGGGGTGGCCATTGTACAAAATAATAAAACCGTTTTTTCTAATAAAACCTGCCGTGACATGTTTGGTGTGGCTGCAAACGAACTAGATGATTTTCAAGTTACCAATATTTATTGTGATATTAGCCAGCGCGATGAATGCTACAGAAAATTGGCCTTGGGAGAGGAAGTTGCCAATGTTGAAATGAGTTTTAAACGCACCGATGGTAGCCAATTTATCGGCTCGGCTAACTACTTAAATACCCAGTTTAAAGACCAACCCGCGGTATTGTTTTGGTGTTACGACATTAGTGAGCTTAAAGATCTGAATAATCAGCTGAGCTTGGCCATTGATGAAGCCGACAATGCCAACAAAGCTAAATCTGATTTCTTGGCTAATATGAGCCATGAGATTCGTACCCCAATGAATGCCATTATTGGCATGACTCACTTGGCGCTAAATGCGGAGCTGGACCGCAAAACTCGCGGTTATCTAAATAAAGTTTCTCATGCTGCGGCTTCGTTGCTTGGGATCATTAACGATATTCTCGATTTCTCGAAAATTGAAGCTGGCAAACTAGACATGGAATGCTTAGATATTAGCATTCAAGATATCTTGCAAAACCAGCTCAACTTAATCGAATTAAAGGCTCAAGATAAAGGGGTTGAGGTGCTCACAGTGGTCGAGCCTTCGGTGCCGCATAACCTAATGGGCGATCCGCTTCGCTTAGGGCAAATATTCACTAATTTGGCCAGCAATGCGATTAAGTTTACAGAGCAGGGCGAAATTGCTTTCTCAGTTAAATTATTGGAACAGCAAACTAACCGTGCCAAATTGCAGTTTTCGGTGCGCGACACCGGCATTGGTATCTCGCCCGAGCAACAACAAAAACTGTTTCAATCATTCACTCAGGCAGATGCCTCTACCACCCGTCAATACGGCGGAACCGGCTTAGGTTTAACTATTTGTAAGCGATTAGTTGAGCTAATGGAAGGTGAGATTTGGCTAGAGAGCGCCTTGGGTGAGGGCACCGAGTTCTTGTTTACTGCATGGTTTAAGCTAAACCATGAACGGCCTGCCATGCGCAGTGCAATTAGCCCAACTAGCTTAGAAAATATGTGCATTTTAGTGGTGGATGATAATGAAAGTGCGGCTGAAATTATGGCCTCTATCGTGTCGTCTTTTAGCCCAGAAGTTAGCGTGGTACATGCTGGCTCAGAAGCGCAGGCCTTAGTGGCTAAACATCCTAACAAATTTGACGTAGCCATTGTTGATTGGAACATGCCAGATATGGACGGCGTGGCCACTTGTGAAGCAATTCGCCAAGAAGCTGGCAGTCATCCGGTTAAATTTATTATGGTGTCGGCGTATGACCATGCCCGCTTTAAAGCGCAAAGTGAAGATGCTGGCGTTAGTGCATATTTAGCTAAACCGATTACGGCTTCGGAAGTCTTTAACGCTATAGCTGAAGTAAGTGGGCGCGATGTTGCCTTGTATACGCCACTAGCCAAACTTAGCGACAAACTTACTTTAGCTAAACAAAAGTTGCAGGGCGCACATGTGCTGTTGGTGGAAGATAACGAGTTAAATCAAGACTTAGCCATAGAGCTACTTAACAGCATAGGGGTAAGTTGCGAGTTAGCAGAAAACGGCAAGTTAGCTATAGAGAAGCTACATCAAAGTGCTTTTGATGGGGTATTGATGGATATCCAAATGCCGGTTATGGATGGCTACACTGCCACCCAAAAGATCCGAGAGTTTGATTTAGAACTGGTGATTATCGCCATGACCGCGAACGCCATGAGTGGCGATAGAGAGCGAGTGATAAGCGCTGGCATGAACGATTACATCAGCAAACCGATAGATGTTGAGGCTATGATAAACACCATGGCCGAGTGGATTAGCGCTTCTGGTTTGCAACAAACAGCACCTGTTAGTGCGCAGGAAGAACCAGTGCCTTCGGGGATTACCGAAGGCTTAAACCCCGAAATTATCGATCAGGCTGCTGGTTTAGCAACGTGTAATGGCAACGCCAACTTATACTTCAAACTGCTGAATAAATTTAGTATTAACCAGCGCAGTTTTGCGGAACAGTTTGAGCAAGCTTGCGGTGAATCAGACTGGGTATTAGCTACTCGTTTAATACATACTCTAAAAGGCAACGCTGGGAATATTGGAGCGCTTTCATTGCAAGCTGCAGCTGCCGAACTTGAAGCAGTTGCTGCCAGTATCTTGTCGGCAGAGGGCAGCAACAGTTATAAAAATAGTCACGAACGGATCCAGTCTTTATTGTCAGATGTAAGTACTTTGCTAGAGCTGGTCTTTCAAGAAATAGACTTGTTATTGCCTAAAGGCACTACTCATGAGATAGCTGAAGACGATAGCCAACAACAAAATAATCTGCAGCAACTTAAGGCTGAACTGAGCACCCTAGAAGCACAGTTGGAAGAGTGCGACGTTGATGCAGTAGAGCGAATCGATGAACTAGCAGAGCTTGCTTTTCCGCCCGAGGTGAAAAAGCAATTGTTGGGCATTAACAAGGCCGCAGCTGAGTATGACTTTGAAGCTGCGAGTGAGCAGTTGCAGAGCTTAAAGTCACTTCTCAGTTGA
- a CDS encoding HAD-IIA family hydrolase, which produces MFYSPSEAFDAYLSIPERMPKNVPVEKCQTINNITDIVDDVDVFLFDAYGVLNVGGTAIDGAKQQIDKLRQAGKVVMVVTNAATQNKQQLFDKFVRLGFDFSDQEIVNSREVLLQYMDLHSNSRLGVITLPEFRLDIQRPCLYPEDQEFWQAEEFLFLSGQAWNESLQQRFITELNHNPRRVWVGNSDLIAPLEDGVSQEPGSFTLTLPKELYPNVRCFGKPYAPIFEEALSRIKQSYGGVNPQRIAMIGDTLHTDILGGNAMGFKTVLVTQHGFLRGLDVAEHIAKSQITPHYQLASI; this is translated from the coding sequence ATGTTTTACAGCCCATCTGAGGCATTTGACGCCTATTTAAGCATTCCTGAGCGTATGCCTAAAAATGTTCCGGTAGAGAAGTGTCAAACCATTAACAACATTACGGATATCGTAGACGATGTTGATGTTTTCTTATTTGATGCCTACGGCGTACTAAACGTTGGTGGAACAGCGATAGATGGGGCTAAGCAGCAAATCGATAAGTTACGACAAGCTGGCAAAGTAGTAATGGTAGTCACCAATGCCGCAACCCAAAACAAGCAGCAACTGTTCGACAAGTTTGTTCGACTTGGTTTTGATTTTAGTGACCAAGAGATCGTAAACAGCCGAGAAGTATTACTGCAATACATGGATTTACACAGCAACTCACGCTTAGGGGTAATCACCCTCCCTGAGTTTCGCTTAGATATTCAACGCCCTTGTTTATACCCAGAGGACCAAGAGTTTTGGCAAGCCGAAGAGTTTTTATTTTTAAGTGGGCAGGCTTGGAACGAAAGCTTGCAACAGCGTTTTATTACCGAGCTTAATCACAACCCTCGCAGAGTGTGGGTGGGCAACTCTGACCTAATTGCGCCCCTGGAAGATGGTGTATCACAAGAGCCGGGTAGTTTTACCCTTACCCTGCCTAAAGAGCTGTACCCTAACGTTCGTTGTTTTGGTAAACCTTATGCGCCAATATTTGAAGAAGCACTCAGCCGAATAAAACAAAGCTATGGTGGAGTAAATCCGCAGCGCATAGCGATGATTGGCGATACTCTGCATACCGATATACTGGGTGGCAATGCGATGGGTTTTAAAACCGTACTGGTCACACAACACGGCTTTTTGCGTGGTTTAGATGTTGCAGAGCATATAGCTAAAAGCCAAATTACCCCGCACTATCAGTTAGCCTCTATCTAA
- a CDS encoding MmcQ/YjbR family DNA-binding protein, translating into MDYQQFNQFCGDLAASTYIVQWGNAHVWKVGGKVFAIGGWEKLNQPAFTFKTSELNFEFLREEPGYRPAPYMASRGMKWIQLYQSEPAFDEQLIYYLTESHRIVSLGLTKKLQKELGLK; encoded by the coding sequence GTGGATTACCAACAATTTAACCAGTTTTGTGGTGATTTAGCTGCCAGCACTTACATTGTGCAATGGGGCAACGCTCATGTTTGGAAAGTTGGTGGAAAAGTGTTTGCGATTGGCGGATGGGAAAAACTTAATCAGCCGGCGTTTACATTTAAAACCTCAGAACTCAATTTTGAGTTTCTCCGTGAAGAACCGGGTTATCGGCCTGCTCCCTATATGGCCTCGCGTGGTATGAAGTGGATCCAGTTATATCAAAGTGAGCCGGCTTTTGATGAGCAACTTATATACTACCTCACTGAATCTCATCGCATTGTTTCTCTTGGCCTAACCAAAAAACTACAGAAAGAACTGGGTTTAAAATGA